The Streptomyces bacillaris sequence CCGCTGATGACCGGGGACTTGCCGGTGGCCGTGTTCACGATGGTGTAGAGGCCCTGGAAGCTGGCGGTGGTGCCGACGATGCCGCAGCCGCCGCCGACCTTGTTGGCGATGGTCAGGGTGAGACCGCCGCCCGCGGTGTTGAGCGTGCCGTTGCTTCCGCCGGTGCTCGGGTTGTTGTACTTGGCCGCCACCTTGCCGGTGACGTCGAAGGTGCAGGGGCCCAGCAGGCTGCTACCGGTCACCTTCGCCTTGATCGCTCTGATCTCACCGGTCGTCTGGCCGGTGGAGTTGGTGCCCGCGCCCGCCGCGTAGTTGAGGCCCCAGATCTGCCACGGGGGCGTGGTGGAGACCGTCCACGTGGAGCTGAACGGGCCGGTGCAGGGCGAGTTGAACGAGATCGCCGAGATGGAGGCGAGCTGCGCCGGGGAGCCGGAGACCGGAGACGTGGGGGCGGAGCCCGACGCCGCCGAGCTGGCGCACTGGATCTTGTTGCCGTTGTTGTCGGTCAGCACGGTCACGCCGGCGCTGCCGGTGAAGTTGCCGGTCGGCGTGATGGTCCAGCTGCTCGGCGCGGCGATGGCCGAGGGGACGGCCAGGGCGACGGATGCCACGGCGGCACCGATCGCGGTCAGGACGCCGGATCGCTTGATCATGGAATTGCTCCTCATTTTTTTCTTGTCCCGCTGGGGATACGAGTGGACGTCCGCACGAGGAATTCGGCGGCACGCTTCGAACTGGACCGGAACACCTCCTTCTTCGGGTGGTGCGGCGCCCTCGGGGGAATGGAGGGCGCCGGGGAATGGAGGGCGTAGGCCGCTACCGCACCGCGGAGTGCCAGAATTCCGACAGCTTCCGGCCCTCGTTCGGTGCCAGGCCGGCCGGGTCGTAGGGGCTGCCGAAGTAGGTCGAGGTGTTGTCGAGCTTCACGCTGTTCTTCCCGGAGGCGGACGGCAGCCCGGTCTTGAGGTTGACGGCCCAGTCGAGGAGCCCGGCCACCCCGCAGCCGCTGGCGCCGGGGACGGCGAACGTGGCGTCGCCCTGGTCGGCGCCCGAGAAGGTGTAGCGGCCCATCTCGCCCTCGTCGTCGCGGGTGCCGTCGGCGGCGAACCGCTGGAGCGAGAGGCTCGGCGCGTTGAGGTTCTGCGGCTTGAGCAGCACCGGGTCGGCGGTGGTGCCGATGTAGCACTTGTCACCGAGGAACGGGTTCTTCAGGTGGATGCGGACCGGGATGGTGAGAATGGGCTCACCGGTGGAGAAGGCCGCCACCATGTTGAAGTCCCGTGGGGCGCCCGCCGGTTCGATGGTGGCGGTGACCCGGTTGAGGTTGTTGTCCGTCAGCTGGCGGCAGATCGCGGAGACGAGCGGGATGCCGCTGGGGCACATCAGCCCGAGCAGCCCGCCGGGGATCTCGGCCGGGTCGGCGGTGAGCGCCCCGCCGGGCGGGGCCACCAGGGTGTTGGTGCCGTCGCTGCGCTGGACGACGCCGAGCTGCAGATCGCTGTTGCCGGTGGGCACCTGGCTCTTGCCGAGCGTGATGGAGCCGGTGACCGAACTGGAGGCGATACAGGTGGCGATGGTCTCGATGCCGTCCGCCGCGAGCATGGCGGGTGCGTCGACCGGGCAGCGGTCGAAGGGGGCCCAGTCGCCGTTGAGCTGAGTCTTCGCGGCGGCCGAACCGGTGGAGAGCACGGCGCTGAACGCCGTGAATGCCGCGAGCACCCCTATGCGGGTGCGGTTGGAAACGGATCTCATGTCGTCCCCTCTTGTGAGCAGCCACATTTGCGGCCTCGTGCGCGAAGTTGACCGGTTCTCCGACGCATGCCCGCACCGCGACGCAGACGTCGGCACTGGTGGAGCCGCGGGGTGGACCCGGGGGAGAGAAGATCTGAGCGTCAAATTTCGGGCAGATTTCATGGCCGAATTGAACGAAGCGTGATGTTACTCGCGGGAAACACAGCGACACAATCCGTTCGGCCAAGAATTTTTACGCGGCCCCGTTTTTGATCCGTAAATGAGTAACCGCGGGTCACCCCCTTGTCAGGGAATGCGCATACGCGGCCCCGGAATGCCGGCCGACCGGCGGGTCCCGGCCGCCCCCGGCCCGCCCGGAACGACCCTCGGCCGACGTCAGGACGCCTTGTCACCACCGGAGCAGGCGGCCGAAATTCATTGTCCGAAAGCGCGCAGTACCGTCCGACCTGCGCGGAAGTACCACTGCGCGGACAGGATGCGTGGCCCCTGCACCCCGATCTTGTCCAAGTGGTGTGCAGTGCCTGTTCCGTGGTCTATCTTCGTCGCGGACTTGGTACGCACCTGTCGGTTCGTGGGAGCGCTTTCCCCCACCGCCTCACCCCACCACCGGGCGCCGAGAGTAGAGGGGACGTGGCATGGCACACCTCATACAGCCGTTGGACACCGATGACCCCCTGGGGCCGCTCCCCCAGGAATTCGCCGCGATCATGCGGCCCGAGCTCCCCAGCCTCATCAAGGAAATCGGTGTGGAGGTCACCCGCGCCTATCCGGAATACGCCCGGCTGCTCGACGGCCCGAACGGGCAGGCCATCCGGGTGGGCGTGGAGCAGAGCCTCGCCTCCTTCGTCGACCTGGTGGCCGAGCCCACCGCCTCCACCACCCTGCGGGACGACATGTGCCGGCGCTTCGGGCGGTTCGAGGCGTACGAGGGCCGGACCATGGACACCCTCCAGGGCGCCTACCGGCTCGGGGCGCGGGTGGCGCTGCGGCGGGCCAAGAAGGTGGGGCAGAGCTACCACCTCTCCCCCACCCTGATGCTCAGCTTCGCCGACGCGCTCTTCGCCTATGTCGACGAGCTGGAATCGCTCTCCCGGGAAGGCTTCCTGGAGGTCCAGTCGCAGTCCGGGGAGCAGGGCGAGGCGCTGCGCAGACGGCTGCTCCATCTGATCCTCGCCGGGCGGCCCGCGCCCCGCAGCGCCATCGCGGACCTGTGCGAGCAGACCGGCTGGACGCTGCCCGCCGAGGTCACCCTGGTCGCCGTCCGCGCCCCGGCCGCGCTGGACCGGCTCGGCGCGGACCGGGACCTCCTCTTCGACCTCAGCGACCCGCAGCCGCATCTGCTGATCCCCGGCCCGCTGGACGAGGCCCGAAGATCCATGCTGGCCCAGGCCCTGCCCGGCTGCCACGCCGCGATCGGGCTGACCGTCCCCACGGCCCTGGCCTGCGACTCCATCCGCTGGGCCCGCCGGGTGCTGGAGCTGGTCGACGCCGGAGTGATCGACGACGCCCCGCTGATCCGCTGCGAGGACCACCTCATCACCCTGTGGCTGCTCTCCGATCCCGCCCTGCTCGACCAGCTCGCCCAGCGGGAGCTGGCCGCCGTGGCCGGGATCAGCGCCACCCGCCGCGAGCGGCTGATCGAGACGCTGCGGATCTGGCTCGACACCCGGGGCACGGCGGCCCAGATGGGCGAACTGCTCGATGTGCACCCGCAGACCGTGCGCTACCGCATGCGCAGCCTGGAGACCATCTTCGGTGATCAACTCGTCGACCCGGAAAGCCGTTTCGCCACCGAGGCCGTCCTGCGCGCGTTACGGCTGCGCGCCCGCTCGGCCGGAGCGTCCCCCTGATCCGGAGCCTCCCGATCCGGCGCACACCCTCGATCCGGCGCACCCCCGCGATCCGGATCATGTCCGGCGCGGCAGGTCAACTTACCCGCGCGTAAGGCGAAATAGACGGTCAGTCCCAAACGGTTGCGACACGGAGACGTTTCCGACGAGAAACGCGGAACCGCTTCCCGTACACAGGGAGGAGTCTGCCGCTCATCCGGCGGCAGCACTCACGTACCGCCTCCTGGCCAACCATCCGAGAGGGAACACCCGATGACCGCCTCGCACCTCCTCGTACCCGTGCCGATCCCGGACCGGGTCGCCGCGCTGATCGGCTCGTGCATCCCGCCGCACATCCTGGAGGCGGAGTTCGAGGCCGACTGCGCGGCCCGCGAGGTCCGCCGGTTCCGGGGCCCCCGGCTGGCCCTGGAGGACCAGGCCGACCGCGAACAGGCGCTCGCCGAGCTGGCCCGTGCCAACAAGATCCTCTCCGCCCACCACCCCCGGCTGGCGGTGGGACCGGGGTCGTTCGCCTGACCGGGCGGTGCGCGGCCGCGGGCCGGAGGGCACCCCTCCGCCGGGGCGGGCGGGGCCGTCGGGGATAGTGGCCGCCCAGCCGTCCGCTTCCCCGGAGAACCCATGACGACGCGCCACGGTGTCCGCCGCCCCTCCCTGCTCCTCGTCACCGATCTCGGCTACCAGGCGCGGGGCCGCCGCTACTGCGACGAGGACATCTTCCTCTCATCCCGGCTGCGCGAGACGTTCGACGTGGCGCTCTGCCACCCCCGGGAGGCGGCCGCGCTGCTGGACCGGTTCGACGCCGTCCTCGTACGGAACAGCGGGCCCGTCCTGCACTACCCGGAGGCGTACGAGGCGTTCCGGGCCCGGGCCGTCGAGCTGCGGGTGCCGGTGTACAACCCGCTGACCGGGCGGGGGGACATGGCGGGCAAGGAGTATCTGGTGGAGCTGAGCCGGGCCGGGTTCCCGGTGATCCCCACGGTGGACCGGGCGGCCGATCTGGGGCTGCTGCCGGAGGCCGGGGAGTACGCGGTCAAGCCGAAGCTGGGGGCCGATTCGGAGGGGCTGCGGTTCGTCGCGGGGGCGGGCGTCGGGGCCGAGCTGGCCGGGGAGGCCGACGGGGTGCTGCTCGTGCAGCCCCGGATCGACTTCCGTTACGAGGTCTCCTTCTACTTCGTCGACCAGGACTTCCAGTACGCCCTGTACGCACCGGACCCGGAGCGGCGGTGGGTGCTGGAGCCGTACGCGGCGAGCGCGGAGGATCTGGACTTCGCCCGCCGGTTCATCGCCTGGAACTCCCTCCCGTACGGCATCCAGCGGGTCGACGCCTGCCGTACGGCGGAGGGGGAGCTGCTGCTCGTGGAGCTGGAGGACCTCAATCCGTATCTCTCGCTAGACCGGGTGGGCGAGGAGGTCCGGGAGGCGTTCGTGGCCCGGCTGACGGCGTCGCTCGCCTCGATGGCCGGCTGACCCCCGTCCGGCCCGCTCCCGCATGCGGGCGGCTGGGGCCGGTGTGAGGGTGCAGACGTGACCACTGCCAGCGAGCAAGCCCCCGCCGCGCAGAGTGCCGCCGCACCGCCGCCCGTCCTCGACCGGCGGCG is a genomic window containing:
- a CDS encoding helix-turn-helix domain-containing protein, which translates into the protein MAHLIQPLDTDDPLGPLPQEFAAIMRPELPSLIKEIGVEVTRAYPEYARLLDGPNGQAIRVGVEQSLASFVDLVAEPTASTTLRDDMCRRFGRFEAYEGRTMDTLQGAYRLGARVALRRAKKVGQSYHLSPTLMLSFADALFAYVDELESLSREGFLEVQSQSGEQGEALRRRLLHLILAGRPAPRSAIADLCEQTGWTLPAEVTLVAVRAPAALDRLGADRDLLFDLSDPQPHLLIPGPLDEARRSMLAQALPGCHAAIGLTVPTALACDSIRWARRVLELVDAGVIDDAPLIRCEDHLITLWLLSDPALLDQLAQRELAAVAGISATRRERLIETLRIWLDTRGTAAQMGELLDVHPQTVRYRMRSLETIFGDQLVDPESRFATEAVLRALRLRARSAGASP
- a CDS encoding ATP-grasp domain-containing protein, yielding MTTRHGVRRPSLLLVTDLGYQARGRRYCDEDIFLSSRLRETFDVALCHPREAAALLDRFDAVLVRNSGPVLHYPEAYEAFRARAVELRVPVYNPLTGRGDMAGKEYLVELSRAGFPVIPTVDRAADLGLLPEAGEYAVKPKLGADSEGLRFVAGAGVGAELAGEADGVLLVQPRIDFRYEVSFYFVDQDFQYALYAPDPERRWVLEPYAASAEDLDFARRFIAWNSLPYGIQRVDACRTAEGELLLVELEDLNPYLSLDRVGEEVREAFVARLTASLASMAG